The genomic window TAATCTGTATATGTGACCCTCTTCTTTGCggttattctgtttttgatgttccTGATTGTCACTGTGACTGTTGGCTGTATATGTGCCCCTCTTCTTCCAGGGTTTAGACTCTTGGCTGTATGCTCTCCATATTCCCCTGTTCCTTTCCTGTCATTCTTTTGTTAATTTTCATCACAGTCATTaaccccttttcccctttttattttctcCAATTCAGACAATGATGCCCGGAAAACATTGATTGCACGGGTAGAGGTGGAATCCGGAGACCGGCAATCAGTACTGGAAGGCACTTCAGGCTTTTGCTTGATGCTGTACATGGGCCTCTATAGTTtctagtatattttatttatacagaTTTTGTTAATTTCCATCATGCTGTCTTCCCATTCATTAATCAACGGTTATTTTTTTTACCGTTCAGGTATTAATATGCCGGCAAAACGCACAATCGCTGAGGTTGAGGAGCATGCCGTTGAGCATGAACAACAGGAAGGCACAACCGCAAGCCAGCCATTCAAAACGCGAACCCATAACACTCGCTTTACGGTTGAAGAGAATGAATTATTGTGCCGTGCCGTCTGCGAGAAATATAAAGTTCTTTTCCAGTccatatatatatcttttttattttgttttgtcctCCGGATTGAAAATTTGGCTACACTTAACACATGATTCCATGAGCCAAATGTTTGGAGTATGATGACGGAACTGGTATAAAGTCCGATGCACTCCTCCTAGCTTATAGAATGACTGCAACCTTTTTCTCTATCTTTATCCACAGATAGAGTGGATGATGGCGATGTTACCAGTGAGGAATCCATTCCCACGCCAGATGATTTCATGTTCCCGATGTCGAGCGCTGACTCCCCCTGCCAACACATGTCAACAGATGTGTCTTCTATCAGCCAACCACCAGAAGCATCGGTACCCCTGGCACAGGAGGATTCAGCACCCCTGGAAACATTTCTTGATTTGCAACCATCTCAGCTACAGACTGACGCTCCACCAGTACTGGAAATGGTGTCAGTAGCGCAGGACCTAGAACTGGCACTTTTTGCCTGAGCGAGCAATTTTTGAGTGGAATAACCTTGCTGCAGGATCAACATAATGAACTCCTCCTCCAGGAAGTGCGGTTGATGCGATCTGACCTCAACGCTGGGATGACTGCTCAAGCAAATGCGATTCGAGAAATGATGGTGGAATTGATCTGCGCAATTTGAGAAAATGCCTCAACTTATCATTCCGTTAACCAATCGtaaaattttcaataaaagttCTTTTTGGCAATTTACCTACGTATCGTTTAATGTCACATCCCGCACTGAATATGTCCAAAAAAAGGTTAAGTAATCAAAGTTGACAATATTACAACATAGCAGAacagctattttttttaatagttataGATTTATACATAGGGAATAGGATTGGGTACGGCAAGGGAAGAGACCATGCAGTACGGGGGGGGATAAGAGCATCATCGTAATTGCGGTTTGGCAGTGACGAGACCAGGTTGATAACGTTAATGTCGATGTCACCCCATCCCCTATGTCAGGTATGAAGGTACAGATGGGGGCAGTAgagacgggggtggggggggaatccTTGGCACTGGAGGGGTGCTCCACATGCAAGAGTATAAAATACAAGGAAAGACAAGAATGTTGTATACAATGGGTAGACACACTTTATTGATGTTATACTTCACGAAATGTAAATGGAACCTTAAAAAACAGAACACAATTAATTAGTTATTGCTGGGAAAAGCTTTgatatcactgggcaacaaattttcacaaaagtcatgttacggaaatgaaattagtcaattcttataaatttccatgtgctaaacatgaatgtgactgtgaaaatgcaaaattggctctagtttttttgtaatatgcaataatataattacatcttgaactgtatgccaatagtaggagacctacggttaacaccgtttgaaaaatgaagtaataaactatgtcttagatttctttgcttgtctcttgtacacctgttcgggagcatctctgagGAGTgtccagcatgaatatttcaaatgctcaccctttctgactgggcttcaaaTAGTACattgctgacgtcagcttactcggcagcagcatggcagtagaactgcattgcatcagaaaatgatgtaataaactctggatgatgtgtgcatgatggtattatgcaatatgatgcaatattacatcgttctaggcttatttacagtcctactggataaatttacatgactaaacatagaaagtgaactatattaaatatcttcaaaacgagagccaataaaaacttttcatggtcatattcgtgttcagcacatcaatatactacagagtaggacctttttaggtcagtaacactttcattgttgcccagtgtattcatacaagaaaagaaaaatgtcggTTAAATGTTTATAAACTTTATATCGATTTAACACTTCAAGGAATATAAATGCAACCATAAAAAAATGAAGACAATAAATATTTTGGTTGCGGGAAAAGGCCTAGATGTTCATaccagaagaaagaaagaattttAGGTTACAATGGGTTGACAAAGTTTTTAGATTTTATACTTCAAGAAATCCCATAAAAAACAGAAGACAATGAATAATATTTTGCTTGCTGGAAAAGGCCTAGATGTTCATacaagaggaaagaaagaaaattaggttACAATGGGTTGacaaagtttttacattttatactTCAAGAAATactataaaaaaaacagaagacaatGAAAACGTTTGTGATTGTAAAGGGTTTGATGAGGGGTCATCTTGCTGGGAAATGTTCTGAGGGGTGGATTGTTAGATGGATGCACCTCAGcttctgaaacaaaaacaagacaagAGTAAATAGGCCGTACAGGCAGAGAAATGATTAATATCTAGAATTAATCAGAGCGATGAACTATAATGAAAGCGCCATATCAGTATGGGGACCTGGAGACAGGAGTGGTGTTATAAGACAGAATAAGAGCAGTTAGGAAAATGAATGTATGACATTTAATAACTTACAAGTGAAATAACTTTCGATGATCCTTCGTCGGACTTCATGACCCCGTGCAGTGTTGTCCGCTTCAGCTGCCGGTTCCACAGGCGGATCTGGTGGCAAGTTTTCGACTACCTCTGCATCCACACCATATCTttgacaaatgttgtgtagcatgcagcaggcaataattatgctcaccaccttttctgcactgtactgtAGGGCTTCCCCTGAGCGAGCCAGACATCGGAAACGCcccttcagaactccaaaagtgtGCTCAATcacgtttctggtgctgccatgagcctcattgtagcgtTTTTCGGCTGCTGTGCGCGGGGACTGGAGTGGTgttagcaaccagggcttacagccatagccgccatcacctaCAGGATCAATAATCcggaatgcatcaaaaacaacttTGCAGTGCCTAACATCATAAACATTATTGTATACCGAACATCCCGAACATCCCCAGACCTGAACACATGATAGATAGAATCACAGGCAGTAGCcattgtcacttaccaagtagccaacCTTCACCATACTTTCCCTCTGGGAATTGGGTCCCCAGAGCTGAATGTGCGAGAATGTAGGTGTCATGGCAGTTCCCAGGATACTTCGCTACATTTAGAATCTGAAGGTGTGCATCGCAAACGACTTGCACATTCATCgaatggaagtgcttgcgattccAGAACGCACTCTCTTCCTCCGACCTGGGGGTAAACGCaatatgagtgcagtcgatagcaccCAACACGTTCGGCATCCCCAcaatacccatgaacccactGCAGATCTGTTGCAGCTCCGCTGGATCCGTAGGATAGACGATGTACTTCCTCATCCGCTTCAtgatggccttcaacacctgtgACACATGCCATGAAATGGAGGCCTGTGTCATACCTGCAACTACACTCACggggttttgaaaacttccgataccaaaaaaatttaaggcacAGAGAAGTTTTGTCAATCCTGGCATAGCATGGTGGCGATTGGCCAGGAGGTCTAGGTCGCAGCGCAGATCTTCATAGAAGAATAAGACTGCCCGTGAGTTCAGCCGGTAGGTTCGGAGAACATCTCGCTTACACATGCCAGAGTTGTCCGTGTGCGAATGAAACGTCCTGGCTTGCCGATGGCCTGGCCAGCCGATGGCACGGTGCTCTGCCTGCATGGAATACAATAGAGGCAAACACAAGAAATTCAAATTAATTGATGAACACATATAAATCGTTTAACAGCACATACATGGATAtgcaacactgtggattctcGTGTGCACATAGATTTACTAGCAGGGCTAATAGAAAAAATttcccagtacatacatggatctgcaacactgtggattctcaagtttgtattcttaaATGAGCTATGCGTTCTTAAGCATAACAAGCCCttaatcctaaatttatttttatcaacaacacaatcatgtacatatgttatttccTATAACCtattgttatatcctataaccttttgttccatgtactactgttataatatgtaataattgttttttggttaccatgttataatgtaaaatagggcggatcccgccctattctcttggttatctggaaaccgatgtgatatctcgattgaatgtcggtatataaaagaaataaataataataataataatattactaTTCATAAATGAGCTATGCGTACTTATTTAAGCGTTTACTACAATCAGCAGCctcagggatgcctaattctagatGCAGGAGGAATGTTCCGTATAGGCATTCGCTGTCCCTCCCCCCCgcgagcctcaggacgcctagcagaCGCCGGATGAAGGCCTGACGCGgctcccatctctccggcgtccgtagaggcatcaatgtccggagcctcagagacacccagagatggatggtacagttgaacccaaacagaacacatacctcctccggtcttgctgctgggttctccagtTGGCTGgattctccttgctgctgggctcccctgttgccCTCTCCAATTTGCCgagcatttcgagcatttctcattcgagTATTtgtcattctgcttctcaaccgaatgaaaaatagcgCCAGAGCTAATATctgcatgttgtccatggcgctgtccggtacgaagctgactgaacaccacactaacgccagggtcagggtaggtggtaaatattgaggttaaagacgcggtaaataagtgggttaaaaaggcgataatttgggcgcacgttactgtatcggggggaatagctaatccgatcattaacatatcatatacatgcggcgggcggtaatggatacgcgtctttttcggcgagcgctaaggacgcgtaaaagccgatactgaatcgcgggtccgtcttacgcgctcaaaacgtgcgtccaaagcgggttaaaaaatgggcaaccacggccgcgctttactgtatcggcccataaatttgtacctgaggcaatagaaggtGAATTGGCTTATCTAAGATCAGCCTTgcacttcccccttcccccacaccaTATTTCCTAGcacacagtgctccctcctttgGCAGTGGTGGCTCCTCCCTCAGATCAACTGAGTGGCAGAagcctctgctgctgctccccACGTCTCTGTATGTGCTGTGCTGGCACCACAAGCATGCTCAAAACCTGCAATCTGGCACTTCCTGCCGCTGATCTCCCAATGCATGAAATCTGCATGAGTTTTGAACCAGCTCACAGTGCAGCACAGAACATACAGAGAGAAGTGGGGGAGCAGCGGCACGGGCTCCTGCTGCCCTGGCTGCTGGCAGCTTCTCCAATCTCTTTGGCTGGTAGGACCTGGAGATCCCCAggatttgcttatttatttggatttgttaGCTGCCTTTTTCGATTGAGAAAGTCGCCCTAGCTACGCTGCTCAGTCCTGCTGGCGGGGTTGGGGGATCCCCACCAGTCATGCTGCTTGGCCTGGcgggtccttctgcagttctttggCTGGCAGCCCCAGTGCAACATTTCTGCCATCCTCCAAGTGCCGGCGCTCCGGCTCCCTGCCTAGCTCACATAATGGCAGGGCTGGCCCTGTGGAGAGGTTTCCCTTCTGTGATTTGAGGCCAGATAAATCTGTgctaggcagcagcagcatgactCTACATCAGCTTGCCTGATGAGTTCAGATGTGTTTGCCTGTGGACCAAACTCCTGGATCTAGCCAGCTCAGGAACTGTAGGTAAGCTGCATGTGGGAGATCGTATCCTTTGGCAaccagtatatatttttttaactttatatttattaaatttcaccATATAATACAAGACCAAGATTGTTAAGCAGGAAAAGCTGAGATTTCACATtgcagaaaaagggaaaaatacaAAAGGGGAAACAGGAAAAATGACTAAATCTCAGATTTTAGACCACAACCAAAactgagagggaaggagaagagagagagaaaaaaaagaaaagatatgaaAGGACAAATACAGAAGAAATGAGCTAGAAGTATTGACATGAATGACTAGGCGGGGCACAAGAAAAAATATTCTCAGCCGTTCCTGGCCACATCCATGGAAACATTGTTAAAGCTCTTCCATGTCTAGCAAAGAACAAAGTTATTCAGGTTCAAAGAGAACACAGTCAGCTTGAGCAGATGAAGCTAAGCACTGTCAGGAAATACGCAAAAAGAAAGAGGCCCCCGAGAGACCTAGTTTCCGATCGCATAGGTAGAaatcctttcctcctttccccgAGTAGATTTAGTcccatcaggaaaaaaaatcccGTGGATTCTTGATAAAcgttttgaaaatacaaacattGTCCACATCTTGCCTGAACACAAAAGAAACCGGCAGTGGCCCTGTTGGATTCCACAATCCCAATATTCTCAAAAGCAGGAAAAATTCAAGTCTGCGTTAAAGCTTGAGCTGGTTTCCCAGGCATATCAAGACGCGACAGAGAGCTTCTCTCCACTGAAAGATACAATTaggatgtaaatcgttttttgacgatttaaaacaatcgtcagatatattttaaattgtcaaatatcgttagagccgcgatacaataacaattcccccgatttatcgtcaaaaaatcgtaaatcgggggaggggggaggggggagggcgggaaaaccggcacaccaaaacaaccctaaaaccgctcccggacccccgctggacttttggcaagtcttgtgggggtcaggaggcccccccaagctggccaaaagtcctgggggtccagcgggggtccgggagcgatctcctgcactcgggacgtcgggtgtcaggaaccaaaatggcgccggcgctacctttgccctgtcatatggtaagggcaaagggccaccggcgccatttctattaatgcagccgtggcccgagagcgggagatcacaggagatcacgctgggacccccccactggaccccaggtaatttaaaacatttggggggggttcgggatggtgggggatttgttttaaaggttcggggtgggttttagggtttttttggtgtgccggttttcccgccctcccccgatttacgatttttaacgatttttaaaaaaaaccaaacatgacgatcagatgtccctccccccccccagccaaaatcgatcgttaagacgatcgatcacacgattcacatccctagatacaATACATCTTGTTTACTGGGGGAATTTCCTCCGCAGGCATTAAAAAACTTCCATTAAGTATTTTTGAAAGGAGATAAAGAGGCAAACTTTGGAGAAATTGAGAAAAATGCACATTAAATTGACAGGCTTGATTCTTGATAGGTTCTAAATGCCTATGAATTAATGTCTTATCCTTAAGCAAAGGAATGTtaaatgttttattcttttaagTCCTTCCTTCATTTTCTGAATTCTCCCCTTGATATCCCTGATTTCTGCTTCTTGTTTTCCAGCAAGGGCTGTAACAGACTCATTCAAtagcacatctttcctccacacgcgaccgtgccttctcaattgctggtcccacactctggaactccctgccgcCCATCCTACGTCTTGAACCATGCACGATCAAATTCAAAAAGcacctaaaaacttggttatttaaacgcGCTTATCCAGAATAGATCCAAATGAGCATATCTTGAATAGATCTTCCCCTGTCAGCCCAAAAGCCCCTCACAATGTGACCATTACATGCCCTTATGTTAaggtttcttttttgcttttgtttatcTATATTTCCATACTGCATCTTGTTGATCCCCCTCCAGGTTTCtcctccctgttaatatgtattttccaagctcaaatgtttgaatgtaaaccggtatgatgtccccactaataaataaataagtttatcATTAGAAGAGGTGATTAACACAGAATCCAGTCTAACCAAGACTGCCCAGGTGGTATCTGAAGTAAACATggcgatggtggtggt from Rhinatrema bivittatum chromosome 3, aRhiBiv1.1, whole genome shotgun sequence includes these protein-coding regions:
- the LOC115088564 gene encoding putative nuclease HARBI1, translated to MATLSTQTSMSTRTWKAEHRAIGWPGHRQARTFHSHTDNSGMCKRDVLRTYRLNSRAVLFFYEDLRCDLDLLANRHHAMPGLTKLLCALNFFGIGSFQNPVSVVAGMTQASISWHVSQVLKAIMKRMRKYIVYPTDPAELQQICSGFMGIVGMPNVLGAIDCTHIAFTPRSEEESAFWNRKHFHSMNVQVVCDAHLQILNVAKYPGNCHDTYILAHSALGTQFPEGKYGEGWLLGDGGYGCKPWLLTPLQSPRTAAEKRYNEAHGSTRNVIEHTFGVLKGRFRCLARSGEALQYSAEKVKLRCIHLTIHPSEHFPAR